The Lutibacter profundi genome includes a region encoding these proteins:
- a CDS encoding PolC-type DNA polymerase III has product MYAILDIETTGGKFNEEGITEIAIYKFDGHQIVDQFISLVNPEREIQPFVVNLTGINSEMLKNAPKFYEVAKRIIEITTDCVIVAHNANFDKRILTTEFRRLGYLFERKTLCTVELSKKLIPNLPSYKLGKLCRSLGIPVSSRHRADGDAIATIQLFKLLLNKDVDKLIVKQAVKIENTRTLTPKLLTILDDLPSTTGLFYIHNNTSKILYIGKGKNIKKKVNQLFLRTSKKAKIIQNSVISVSYEETGNELVAALKYNEELHINKPQYNFINKPKVTTIEFSNENLIVIDRGRTIGEKSVLLIENNEFKGYCFADLNYQINNIKILKTLISPMKNSIHNREIIKKYLQKNKVEQLIRF; this is encoded by the coding sequence TTGTATGCAATACTCGACATAGAGACCACAGGAGGTAAATTTAACGAAGAAGGAATTACCGAAATTGCCATTTATAAATTTGATGGGCATCAAATTGTTGATCAATTTATTAGCTTGGTAAATCCCGAAAGAGAAATTCAACCATTTGTAGTCAATTTAACAGGTATTAATAGTGAAATGCTTAAAAATGCACCTAAATTTTATGAGGTTGCAAAACGTATTATTGAGATTACCACAGATTGTGTTATTGTTGCACATAATGCTAATTTTGACAAGCGAATTTTAACAACCGAATTTAGACGTTTAGGCTACCTATTTGAACGGAAAACACTTTGTACTGTTGAATTAAGTAAAAAATTAATTCCCAATCTTCCTTCTTATAAATTAGGAAAATTATGCAGATCTTTAGGAATCCCCGTTTCAAGTCGTCACAGAGCTGATGGTGATGCTATTGCAACTATTCAGCTATTTAAACTTTTACTCAATAAAGATGTTGACAAGCTAATTGTAAAACAAGCTGTAAAAATTGAAAATACAAGAACACTAACTCCTAAATTATTAACTATTTTAGATGACTTACCTTCAACAACTGGTTTGTTTTATATTCACAATAATACAAGTAAAATTCTATATATTGGCAAAGGGAAAAATATTAAAAAAAAGGTAAATCAATTATTTCTACGGACTTCAAAAAAGGCAAAAATCATACAAAATAGTGTCATTTCTGTTTCCTACGAAGAAACAGGGAATGAACTTGTTGCAGCACTCAAATACAATGAAGAACTTCATATAAATAAGCCTCAATATAACTTTATAAATAAACCAAAAGTTACAACTATTGAATTTAGCAACGAAAATTTAATAGTAATTGATAGAGGGAGAACTATAGGTGAAAAATCTGTTTTATTAATTGAGAACAATGAATTTAAAGGATATTGCTTTGCAGATTTAAATTATCAAATTAACAATATTAAAATACTAAAAACCCTTATTTCTCCCATGAAAAATTCAATTCACAATAGAGAAATTATAAAAAAATACTTGCAAAAAAATAAAGTAGAACAGTTAATTAGATTTTAA
- a CDS encoding DUF1015 domain-containing protein has translation MAIVKPFKGLRPPKDKVEEVSCLPYDVMNSEEATKMVDGKEASLLRITRAEVEFDSKVNPHDEKVYLRAKSNFKAFQEKGFLIQDKEPHYYIYAQTMNGKTQYGIVGDAACDDYLNGVIKKHELTRPDKEEDRKVLTRNLEANIEPVFFTYRAVPEIDAIVSDIVTNNTPEYDFIAEDGFGHHFWVIEDIETTKLLEKLFKDKVPYTYVADGHHRTAAAAKMSTEFSKKNPNHTGNEPYNYFMAVHFPDTQLQIIDYNRVVKDLNGLSTAEFLNKIDVNFGITQVSESIVKPEKLHDFSMYLDGKWYGLTAKKPTYNDNNPIESLDVSVLSKYILEPLLNIKDLRTDTRIDFVGGIRGLSELSKRVDSGEMAAAFALFPVSMSQLMRIADTNNIMPPKVTWFEPKLRSGLVINKLD, from the coding sequence ATGGCAATTGTAAAACCCTTTAAAGGACTTCGACCTCCAAAAGATAAAGTAGAAGAAGTTTCATGCTTACCTTACGATGTAATGAACTCTGAAGAAGCTACAAAAATGGTTGATGGTAAAGAAGCTTCTTTACTACGCATAACACGTGCTGAAGTTGAATTTGACAGTAAAGTAAACCCTCACGATGAGAAAGTGTATTTAAGAGCAAAATCTAATTTTAAAGCCTTCCAAGAAAAAGGATTTTTAATCCAAGATAAAGAGCCTCATTATTATATTTACGCACAAACAATGAATGGGAAAACACAATATGGAATTGTGGGAGATGCTGCTTGTGATGATTACTTAAATGGAGTTATAAAAAAACACGAATTAACTCGTCCCGATAAAGAAGAAGACCGTAAAGTACTTACAAGAAATTTAGAAGCTAATATTGAACCTGTATTTTTTACATACAGGGCTGTTCCTGAAATTGATGCAATTGTTTCTGATATTGTTACAAATAATACCCCTGAATATGATTTTATTGCCGAAGATGGTTTTGGACATCATTTTTGGGTAATTGAAGATATTGAAACAACTAAATTATTAGAAAAATTATTTAAAGATAAAGTTCCATACACCTATGTTGCTGATGGACATCATAGAACTGCTGCTGCTGCAAAAATGAGCACTGAGTTTAGTAAAAAAAACCCTAACCACACTGGTAACGAGCCTTATAACTATTTTATGGCTGTGCATTTTCCTGATACGCAATTACAAATTATTGATTACAACCGAGTTGTAAAAGATTTAAACGGCTTGAGTACTGCTGAATTTTTAAATAAAATTGATGTAAATTTTGGAATTACCCAAGTTAGTGAATCTATTGTTAAACCCGAAAAACTACATGATTTTTCCATGTATTTAGATGGAAAATGGTATGGTTTAACAGCAAAAAAACCAACTTATAACGATAACAACCCTATAGAAAGTTTAGATGTTAGCGTTTTGTCAAAATACATATTAGAGCCTCTTTTAAATATAAAAGATTTAAGAACTGATACTCGAATTGATTTTGTTGGAGGTATTAGAGGACTATCAGAATTAAGTAAACGTGTTGATAGCGGTGAAATGGCAGCGGCATTTGCTTTATTTCCTGTAAGCATGAGTCAATTAATGAGAATTGCTGACACCAATAATATTATGCCCCCAAAAGTAACTTGGTTTGAACCCAAATTAAGATCAGGTTTAGTTATTAATAAATTAGATTAA
- a CDS encoding DUF3857 domain-containing protein, with protein sequence MKKKIILLIISLNCLFTYSQKKYTFGKLTTKELALKTYKLDTTANAVVLFESANTTFKVGVHNVIVSTSFYKKIKIFNKEGFKYATFSIPLYNDKSDKEYVKDVKAITHNNFNKTFLKKSQIFEERVNDRWREVKFTMPNLKKGSIIEVMYTVNTPFKFNLTGWEFQSDIPKKYSQYSALIPGNYIYNRSLTGYLKLSVNDAQVVRRCFSVPRYTTPSNCEKVLYAMENIPAFEEEEYMTAKENFLSKIKFELSSTSWFDGTKKKYTSTWKAVDREFKTDKNIGGQFKKTSFFKNKIPKEINLLSSDLEKAKAIYIFIQKHYTWNQKYSIFKNVNVKKAYENKVGNIGEINISLINALKFVGIKTELVLLSTRSNGFPTKLHPIISDFNYIIAKVNIGDSYYFLDATNKLLPFGMLPFKCLNHFGRVMDFKNESYWIDIVPSKGSKTKLYVGLTLNEDGTIIGKLRKVKFWYDALNRRKSIENKSEDDIISNFEDNYNNLEVTNYTIENKTTINKPLIETFEVIIENFDNSKTYFFNPYFGEKFTRNPFNQKDRLYPVDFGYTRTYSANVILNIPKNYKIHTFPKSKSVKLPENGGSFIFLVKSTSDSFILSSSVKISKPTFFNFEYKPLKDFFNIIVNTQKIPLEIKKL encoded by the coding sequence ATGAAAAAAAAAATTATTCTCTTAATCATATCTTTGAATTGCTTATTCACTTATTCTCAAAAAAAATATACTTTTGGAAAACTCACAACCAAAGAATTAGCCTTAAAAACATATAAATTAGATACTACTGCAAATGCAGTTGTACTATTTGAATCTGCAAATACCACTTTTAAAGTTGGAGTTCACAATGTTATTGTTAGTACCTCTTTTTATAAAAAAATTAAAATTTTTAATAAAGAAGGCTTTAAATATGCTACCTTTTCTATTCCTCTATACAATGACAAAAGTGATAAAGAATATGTGAAAGACGTTAAAGCCATTACACACAATAATTTTAATAAAACTTTTCTTAAAAAATCACAAATTTTTGAAGAAAGAGTGAACGATAGATGGAGGGAAGTTAAATTTACTATGCCTAATTTAAAAAAAGGAAGTATTATTGAAGTAATGTACACCGTAAATACACCGTTTAAATTTAATTTAACTGGATGGGAATTTCAATCAGATATTCCAAAAAAATACAGTCAGTATAGTGCATTAATTCCGGGTAATTACATCTATAACAGAAGCTTAACTGGATATTTAAAACTTAGCGTAAACGATGCTCAAGTTGTAAGAAGGTGCTTTAGTGTACCCAGATATACGACTCCATCAAATTGCGAAAAGGTACTTTATGCTATGGAAAATATCCCCGCTTTTGAGGAAGAAGAATATATGACCGCAAAAGAAAATTTTCTCTCAAAAATAAAATTTGAACTAAGTTCAACCTCCTGGTTTGATGGTACCAAAAAAAAATACACATCAACTTGGAAAGCTGTTGACAGAGAGTTTAAAACTGATAAAAATATTGGTGGGCAGTTTAAAAAAACATCTTTTTTTAAAAATAAAATTCCGAAAGAAATAAATCTTTTAAGCTCCGATTTAGAAAAAGCGAAAGCCATATATATATTTATACAAAAACATTATACTTGGAATCAAAAGTATAGTATTTTTAAAAATGTAAATGTTAAAAAAGCCTACGAAAATAAAGTTGGAAATATAGGTGAAATTAACATCTCGTTAATTAACGCTCTTAAATTTGTTGGTATTAAAACGGAGCTTGTACTTCTTTCTACCAGAAGTAATGGATTTCCTACTAAACTACACCCTATTATTTCCGATTTTAACTACATCATAGCTAAAGTAAATATAGGAGATTCATATTATTTTTTAGATGCAACTAACAAACTGCTACCTTTTGGAATGTTACCATTCAAGTGCCTTAACCATTTCGGTAGGGTTATGGATTTTAAAAATGAAAGTTATTGGATAGATATTGTTCCTTCAAAAGGTTCTAAAACCAAACTTTATGTTGGCTTAACCTTGAATGAAGATGGTACAATTATAGGAAAATTAAGAAAAGTAAAGTTTTGGTATGATGCTCTTAACAGAAGAAAATCAATAGAAAACAAAAGTGAAGATGATATTATTTCTAATTTTGAGGATAACTACAATAATCTTGAAGTTACAAATTATACCATTGAAAATAAGACTACCATTAACAAACCTTTAATTGAAACCTTTGAAGTGATTATTGAAAATTTTGATAATTCTAAAACTTATTTTTTTAACCCTTATTTTGGAGAAAAATTCACTAGGAACCCTTTTAACCAAAAAGATAGATTATACCCAGTAGATTTTGGTTACACAAGAACATATAGTGCAAACGTCATATTAAATATTCCTAAAAATTATAAGATACACACATTTCCTAAATCTAAGTCTGTTAAACTTCCTGAAAATGGAGGTTCCTTTATTTTTTTAGTAAAATCAACCAGTGATTCTTTTATTTTAAGCAGTAGTGTTAAAATTAGTAAGCCTACTTTTTTTAATTTTGAATACAAACCACTTAAAGATTTTTTTAATATTATTGTAAATACTCAAAAAATACCTCTTGAAATTAAAAAGTTATAA
- the serC gene encoding 3-phosphoserine/phosphohydroxythreonine transaminase: MKKHNFSAGPSILPQEVLKKTAEAVINFNHLNLSLIEISHRSKEFIDVMENARSLVKELLNLPEGYSVLFLQGGASLEFLMTPYNLLKINGKAAYIDTGAWSTKAIKEAKLLGEINVVASSKDKTYNYIPKNYTIPTAIDYVHCTSNNTIYGTQIKEFPKTDALLVCDMSSDIFSRKLDFTQFDLVYAGAQKNMGPAGTTLVIVKDEILGKTGRNIPSMLDFQVHISKDSMFNTPPVFAVYTSMLTLEWLKNLGGIAAIEKRNEKKATLLYDEIDRNSHFKGFAAKEDRSLMNVTFNLTNEADKETFDKLWNDAGISGLKGHRSVGGYRASIYNAMPIESVQVLVSTMQQLEKQIG; this comes from the coding sequence ATGAAAAAACATAATTTTAGTGCTGGGCCAAGCATTTTACCACAAGAAGTTTTAAAAAAAACAGCCGAAGCTGTAATTAATTTTAACCATTTAAATTTATCATTAATAGAAATATCCCACAGAAGTAAAGAATTTATTGATGTGATGGAAAACGCACGCAGCTTAGTAAAAGAATTGTTAAACTTACCTGAAGGATATTCAGTTTTATTCCTACAAGGAGGCGCCAGTTTAGAATTTTTAATGACGCCTTACAACCTTTTAAAAATTAACGGCAAAGCAGCGTATATAGATACCGGCGCTTGGAGTACTAAAGCAATTAAAGAAGCTAAACTATTAGGTGAAATTAATGTAGTAGCTTCATCAAAAGATAAAACATACAACTACATCCCAAAAAATTACACAATACCTACAGCTATAGATTATGTACACTGTACATCAAATAATACTATTTACGGAACTCAAATTAAAGAATTCCCAAAAACCGATGCACTGCTTGTTTGTGATATGAGTTCAGATATCTTTTCTCGTAAATTAGACTTTACTCAATTTGATTTAGTTTATGCTGGTGCTCAGAAAAATATGGGACCTGCAGGAACAACTTTAGTTATAGTTAAAGATGAAATTTTAGGAAAAACAGGGCGTAATATCCCTTCAATGTTAGATTTTCAGGTTCATATTAGTAAAGATAGTATGTTTAATACCCCTCCTGTATTTGCCGTTTACACATCAATGCTAACACTAGAGTGGCTTAAAAATTTAGGTGGTATTGCTGCCATTGAAAAACGAAATGAAAAGAAAGCAACATTATTATACGATGAAATAGATAGAAATTCTCACTTCAAAGGATTTGCGGCAAAAGAAGATCGCTCTTTAATGAATGTTACTTTTAATCTTACCAATGAAGCTGATAAAGAAACATTTGACAAACTTTGGAATGATGCTGGTATAAGTGGCTTAAAAGGACACCGATCTGTAGGTGGTTATAGAGCAAGTATATACAATGCAATGCCAATTGAAAGTGTACAGGTATTAGTTAGCACAATGCAACAATTAGAAAAACAAATAGGATAA
- a CDS encoding isoaspartyl peptidase/L-asparaginase family protein, giving the protein MKNRRDFIKLSALGGVAVLTNSCLTSTNENKIRQTSQKKIIKPIVISTWNHGMEANVSAWKILSKGGSSLDAVEAGVRVTESDPNNSSVGLGGLPDRDGFVTLDACIMNHENECGAVAFLQDIENPISVARKVMEDTQHVLLVGKGAKQFAIEKGFKETNLLTEKAKIAWEKWKEQSKYQPVINSENHDTIGLLALDENGNLSGACTTSGMAYKLHGRVGDSPIIGAGLFVDNEVGAACATGMGEAVIRIAGTAIVVELMRNGMSPYEACKEAVARIVKKHKNLTNLQVGFLALNKYGEHGGYSVYKGFNYALQTKTQTKMIDAKFNRK; this is encoded by the coding sequence ATGAAAAATCGTAGAGATTTTATTAAACTGTCGGCGTTAGGTGGTGTAGCCGTGTTAACAAATTCTTGTTTAACTTCTACAAACGAGAATAAGATAAGGCAAACTAGTCAAAAAAAAATTATTAAACCAATTGTTATTTCTACTTGGAATCATGGAATGGAAGCAAATGTTTCAGCTTGGAAAATTTTAAGTAAAGGAGGCTCTTCATTAGACGCTGTTGAGGCTGGTGTTAGAGTTACTGAATCTGATCCAAATAACTCAAGTGTTGGTTTGGGAGGTTTGCCAGATAGAGATGGTTTTGTTACACTTGATGCATGTATTATGAATCATGAAAATGAGTGTGGTGCTGTTGCTTTTTTACAAGATATTGAGAACCCTATTTCTGTAGCTCGTAAAGTTATGGAAGACACTCAGCATGTGCTACTAGTAGGTAAAGGAGCTAAACAATTTGCGATAGAAAAAGGATTTAAAGAAACGAATCTGTTGACTGAAAAAGCTAAAATAGCTTGGGAAAAGTGGAAAGAACAATCAAAATACCAGCCTGTAATTAATAGTGAAAACCACGATACTATTGGATTGTTGGCATTAGATGAAAACGGAAACCTTTCAGGAGCTTGTACCACCAGTGGTATGGCTTATAAATTACACGGTAGAGTAGGAGATTCTCCAATTATTGGAGCAGGATTATTTGTAGATAATGAAGTAGGAGCTGCCTGTGCAACAGGTATGGGTGAAGCTGTTATAAGAATTGCAGGTACTGCAATTGTTGTAGAACTGATGCGTAATGGAATGTCGCCATATGAAGCTTGTAAAGAAGCTGTAGCCAGAATTGTAAAAAAGCACAAAAATTTAACAAATTTACAAGTTGGCTTTTTAGCCTTAAACAAGTATGGGGAACATGGAGGATATAGTGTTTATAAAGGTTTTAATTACGCATTACAAACTAAAACTCAAACTAAAATGATTGATGCTAAATTTAATAGAAAATAG
- a CDS encoding 4Fe-4S dicluster domain-containing protein has translation MAIKITDECINCGACEPECPNNAIYEAAENWKFSEGTSLTGKIVLLNGKEYNADESQEPIDDEVYFIVADKCTECKGFHEEPQCAAVCPVDCCIPDEENEESEELLLKKKFFLHRE, from the coding sequence ATGGCAATAAAAATAACAGATGAATGTATTAATTGTGGTGCCTGTGAACCGGAGTGTCCAAATAATGCAATTTATGAAGCTGCAGAAAACTGGAAATTTTCTGAAGGTACTTCACTAACAGGAAAAATAGTTTTACTAAATGGAAAAGAGTACAATGCTGATGAATCTCAAGAACCAATAGATGATGAAGTTTATTTTATAGTTGCTGATAAATGCACGGAGTGTAAAGGTTTTCATGAAGAACCTCAATGTGCAGCTGTTTGTCCTGTAGATTGTTGTATACCAGATGAAGAAAATGAGGAAAGTGAAGAACTATTATTAAAAAAGAAATTCTTTTTACACAGAGAGTAA
- a CDS encoding acyl-CoA reductase, translating to MNLEQRIKAFAKLGNFLKQFNTSKIEKNDKSEFNTLFFDVFKVQINRAQEYNGWFNKENVLKAFESWSEALTLKNLNKWTSNYNFNGEYAPKNVAIIMAGNIPLVGFHDFLSVLTSGHNVIVKQSSNDKHFLPLIAKFLEYYNPKFKNKITFTEGKLTNFDAVIATGSTNTARYFEHYFGKYPNIIRRNRNSVAILTSNETQEELESLGNDIFQYFGLGCRSVSKIFIPKGYDFNPLFNALYQFKDIINYKKYENNYDYNKAIYLMSLFKLQENGFIMLKEDKNYASPIATLFYEYYNSFDDLLLKLELESEQIQCVVSNKNYKDFVKFGETQHPKLWNYADGIDTLNFLLTI from the coding sequence ATGAATTTAGAACAACGAATTAAAGCTTTTGCAAAACTTGGTAATTTTTTAAAACAGTTCAACACTTCAAAAATTGAAAAAAATGATAAATCTGAATTCAATACCCTATTTTTTGATGTTTTTAAAGTTCAAATTAATAGAGCCCAAGAATACAACGGCTGGTTTAACAAAGAAAATGTTTTAAAAGCTTTTGAAAGTTGGAGTGAAGCGCTTACACTAAAAAATTTAAACAAATGGACTTCAAATTATAATTTCAATGGTGAGTATGCTCCTAAAAATGTTGCCATTATTATGGCTGGAAATATTCCTTTAGTAGGATTTCACGATTTTTTGTCTGTTTTAACAAGCGGACATAATGTAATTGTTAAACAATCATCAAACGACAAACACTTTTTACCTTTAATTGCAAAATTTTTAGAATACTACAATCCAAAATTTAAAAATAAAATAACTTTCACCGAAGGAAAATTAACTAATTTTGACGCTGTTATTGCAACAGGCAGTACTAATACAGCACGTTATTTCGAACACTATTTTGGAAAATATCCAAATATTATTAGAAGGAATAGAAATTCAGTAGCCATTTTAACTAGTAATGAAACTCAAGAAGAATTAGAAAGTTTAGGTAATGATATTTTTCAATATTTTGGATTAGGTTGTAGAAGTGTTTCTAAAATTTTCATACCTAAAGGTTATGATTTTAATCCTCTTTTTAATGCTTTGTACCAATTTAAAGATATTATAAACTATAAAAAATACGAGAATAACTACGATTATAATAAAGCCATTTATTTAATGAGTTTGTTTAAACTTCAAGAAAATGGGTTTATAATGTTGAAAGAAGATAAAAATTATGCTTCTCCTATTGCAACACTTTTTTATGAATATTATAATTCATTTGATGATTTATTATTGAAACTAGAATTGGAAAGTGAGCAAATTCAATGTGTTGTGAGCAACAAAAACTACAAAGATTTTGTAAAATTTGGAGAAACACAACATCCAAAGTTATGGAACTATGCCGATGGTATTGATACTTTAAATTTTTTGTTAACTATTTAA
- a CDS encoding YggS family pyridoxal phosphate-dependent enzyme, with protein sequence MFIKDNLHKIKNDIPKNVQLIAVSKTKPISDILEAYNAGHRAFGENKIQEMVKKYEELPKDIEWHMIGHLQRNKVKYMAHFVHLIHGVDSFKTLKEINKQALKHNRIIDCLLQLKIAKEDTKFGLSITDVNNIITSEEFASLNNINIKGLMGMASFTEDKSIIRTEFKMLNLIFTKLKKHHSSNFNLSILSMGMSGDYKIAIEAGSNMIRVGSLIFGKRNYT encoded by the coding sequence GTGTTTATAAAAGATAATTTACATAAAATAAAAAATGATATTCCTAAAAACGTTCAATTGATTGCGGTTTCTAAAACGAAACCAATTTCTGATATATTAGAAGCTTACAATGCTGGGCATAGGGCATTTGGAGAAAATAAAATTCAGGAAATGGTTAAAAAATATGAAGAACTTCCAAAAGATATTGAATGGCATATGATTGGGCATTTACAACGCAATAAAGTGAAATATATGGCTCATTTTGTACATTTAATTCACGGTGTTGACAGCTTTAAAACTTTAAAAGAAATAAACAAACAGGCTCTAAAACACAATAGGATAATTGATTGCTTATTACAGTTAAAAATTGCAAAAGAAGATACCAAATTTGGTTTATCTATTACTGATGTAAACAATATCATTACTTCTGAAGAATTTGCATCCTTAAATAATATCAATATCAAAGGATTAATGGGAATGGCAAGTTTTACTGAAGATAAATCTATTATTAGAACTGAATTTAAGATGCTTAATCTTATTTTTACCAAACTTAAAAAACACCATTCATCTAATTTTAATCTCTCTATTCTTTCAATGGGTATGAGTGGAGATTACAAAATAGCCATTGAAGCAGGAAGCAATATGATTAGGGTTGGAAGTTTAATTTTTGGAAAAAGAAACTACACCTAA
- a CDS encoding D-2-hydroxyacid dehydrogenase, with the protein MKVLANDGIAASGVKALEEAGFEVDLTTVAQDQLLDYLNSNEIDVLLVRSATKVRKDIIDNCNSLKIIGRGGVGMDNIDVEYAKQKGIAVINTPAASSHSVAELVFAHLFGLARFLHDSNRNMPLDGDTKFKQLKKSYAKGVELRGKTIGIIGFGRIGQATAKVALGLGMKVIAFDPFLDAINLELEFFDHQTLFFNINTITKEEVLQQADFITLHVPAQNEYIISTKEFEIMKDGAFIVNAARGGVIDEVALVKAIENGKISGAALDVFENEPTPEIQLLMNSSLSLTPHIGAATGEAQDRIGTELAQQIIEILT; encoded by the coding sequence ATGAAAGTATTAGCAAATGACGGAATAGCAGCAAGTGGTGTAAAAGCACTTGAAGAAGCCGGTTTTGAAGTAGATTTAACAACCGTAGCACAAGATCAATTATTAGATTATTTAAACTCTAATGAAATTGATGTATTACTTGTACGTAGTGCTACGAAAGTAAGAAAAGATATTATTGATAATTGCAATTCTCTAAAAATTATTGGACGAGGTGGTGTTGGAATGGATAATATTGATGTTGAATATGCAAAACAAAAAGGTATTGCTGTTATAAATACACCTGCTGCATCTTCACACTCTGTGGCTGAACTTGTTTTTGCTCATTTATTTGGATTGGCTCGTTTTTTACACGATTCTAACCGAAATATGCCACTAGATGGTGATACAAAATTTAAACAATTAAAAAAATCTTATGCCAAAGGCGTTGAATTAAGAGGTAAAACAATAGGTATAATAGGTTTTGGAAGAATCGGTCAAGCAACTGCTAAAGTAGCCTTAGGTTTAGGAATGAAAGTAATTGCTTTTGATCCATTTTTAGACGCTATTAACTTAGAACTTGAATTTTTTGATCACCAAACTTTATTTTTCAATATAAATACTATAACTAAAGAAGAAGTATTGCAACAAGCTGATTTTATCACTTTGCATGTTCCAGCCCAAAATGAATATATTATTTCAACAAAAGAATTTGAAATTATGAAAGATGGTGCTTTTATTGTAAATGCCGCTCGTGGTGGTGTAATTGATGAAGTTGCATTAGTAAAAGCAATTGAAAATGGAAAAATTTCTGGCGCAGCACTAGATGTTTTTGAAAATGAACCAACTCCTGAAATCCAATTATTAATGAATTCAAGCCTATCTTTAACGCCGCATATTGGTGCTGCAACTGGAGAAGCTCAAGATAGAATAGGAACAGAATTAGCACAACAAATTATTGAAATTTTAACATAA